One genomic window of Psychrobacillus sp. INOP01 includes the following:
- a CDS encoding DUF1540 domain-containing protein produces MPNVEVKCAVSNCIFHAKGNVCGAEKIEIDMDYNANDNNTEFASEFDYRSISEEASHSADTCCKTFKPKGNQK; encoded by the coding sequence ATGCCAAATGTAGAAGTTAAATGTGCTGTATCAAATTGTATTTTCCATGCAAAAGGAAATGTTTGTGGAGCCGAAAAAATTGAAATAGATATGGATTACAATGCAAACGACAATAATACAGAGTTTGCTTCTGAATTTGATTACCGCTCTATTTCTGAAGAAGCAAGTCATTCAGCAGATACGTGCTGTAAAACGTTCAAACCTAAAGGAAATCAAAAATAG
- a CDS encoding malate:quinone oxidoreductase, which produces MNKRETEIETEVILIGAGIMSATLGTLLKELKPEWKVKVFEKLDKAGEESSNEWNNAGTGHAALCELNYTSANPDGSINITKAININEQFQLSMQFWSYLVNSKLLNNPEDFIMPIPHMSMVQGEENVAFLKKRFEAMSNNPLFQGMEFSDNPEKLKEWIPLIMQNRPATEAIAATKIDSGTDVNFGALTRMLLDHLKNQNVDINYNHSVENLKRTSDGKWEVKVKNDAEGKIEYHTAKFVFVGGGGGSLHLLQKSGIPEGKHIGGFPVSGLFLVCNKPEVVEQHHAKVYGKAKVGAPPMSVPHLDTRFIDNKKSLLFGPFAGFSPKFLKTGSMLDLVTSVKPDNLTTMLAAGAKELSLTKYLIQQVMLSKEKRIEELREFIPNAKLEDWDTVVAGQRVQVIKDTETGGKGTLQFGTEIVTAADGSIAALLGASPGASTAVHAMIEILYRCFPQQIEEWEPKIKEMIPSYGVSLMENPELLHEVHTSTAKALGLSKKEEVYS; this is translated from the coding sequence ATGAACAAGAGAGAAACTGAAATAGAAACAGAAGTTATCTTAATAGGTGCCGGAATTATGAGTGCTACTTTAGGAACATTATTGAAGGAATTAAAACCAGAATGGAAAGTTAAAGTATTTGAGAAACTCGATAAAGCAGGGGAAGAAAGCTCTAACGAATGGAATAACGCAGGAACAGGGCACGCGGCGCTGTGTGAGCTAAATTACACTTCGGCAAATCCAGACGGCTCTATAAATATTACCAAAGCAATTAACATTAATGAACAGTTCCAACTTTCAATGCAGTTTTGGTCTTATCTTGTAAACAGCAAGCTACTAAATAATCCAGAAGACTTTATCATGCCAATACCTCACATGAGTATGGTACAAGGAGAAGAAAATGTAGCTTTTTTAAAGAAGCGTTTTGAAGCAATGTCAAATAATCCTCTATTCCAAGGGATGGAATTTTCCGATAATCCAGAAAAACTGAAGGAATGGATTCCGCTTATCATGCAGAATCGTCCAGCAACGGAAGCTATTGCAGCTACAAAAATTGACTCTGGAACGGATGTAAACTTCGGAGCTTTAACACGTATGTTGCTTGATCACCTTAAAAACCAAAACGTTGATATTAACTACAATCATAGTGTGGAAAATCTTAAACGTACGAGTGATGGCAAGTGGGAAGTGAAAGTGAAGAATGATGCTGAAGGTAAAATCGAATACCATACCGCAAAATTCGTCTTCGTCGGAGGTGGAGGAGGAAGTCTTCATTTGCTACAAAAATCTGGTATACCTGAAGGAAAACATATTGGAGGATTCCCGGTAAGTGGACTATTTTTAGTATGTAACAAGCCGGAAGTCGTAGAGCAGCACCATGCGAAAGTATACGGAAAAGCTAAGGTCGGCGCTCCACCAATGTCTGTTCCACATCTAGATACAAGATTTATCGACAATAAAAAATCACTATTATTCGGACCGTTTGCTGGTTTCTCACCAAAGTTTTTAAAAACAGGTTCAATGTTGGATTTAGTAACTTCTGTAAAACCAGATAATTTAACAACTATGTTGGCAGCAGGAGCAAAAGAGTTGTCCTTAACAAAATACCTGATTCAACAAGTTATGCTGTCAAAAGAAAAACGTATTGAAGAATTACGTGAGTTTATCCCGAATGCTAAACTCGAGGATTGGGATACAGTAGTAGCAGGTCAACGTGTACAAGTTATCAAAGATACAGAGACTGGCGGTAAAGGAACACTTCAATTTGGTACAGAGATTGTCACTGCAGCTGATGGTTCTATCGCAGCATTGCTAGGTGCTTCTCCAGGTGCTTCCACCGCTGTCCATGCTATGATAGAGATACTTTATAGATGCTTCCCGCAACAAATAGAGGAGTGGGAACCAAAAATTAAAGAAATGATTCCTTCTTATGGCGTATCGTTAATGGAAAATCCAGAGCTTTTACACGAAGTCCATACTTCAACAGCAAAGGCACTTGGTCTAAGCAAAAAAGAAGAAGTCTATAGTTAA
- a CDS encoding MetQ/NlpA family ABC transporter substrate-binding protein, whose product MKKILFLMTMFVLILAGCSQENEANDKEKAQENDQEEVTLKVASLIPPMTEILELIKPKLAEESINLEIVVLGDNVQPNSALAAGEVDVNFFQHVPYMEEFNRNNDANLVPIVPIYFANYGTYSKEYNSMDELPEEAVIAIANDVSNIDRSLALLAQHDVITLKEKTGPYYTKADIVENPKNYKFEEVDLLMLARMYDDADAVVMTPAYAAPLGLTPKSDALLTEGDDNDFAITLVAREDNEDSEAIKKLAEAMTSTEVREFLEENYDETAIPAF is encoded by the coding sequence ATGAAAAAAATTCTATTTTTAATGACAATGTTTGTATTAATTTTAGCAGGGTGTAGTCAAGAAAATGAGGCAAATGATAAAGAAAAAGCACAGGAAAATGATCAAGAAGAAGTAACATTGAAAGTAGCATCATTAATTCCCCCAATGACAGAGATTCTTGAGCTTATTAAGCCAAAATTAGCAGAGGAATCGATTAATCTTGAAATTGTTGTATTAGGAGATAATGTTCAGCCTAACAGTGCTCTAGCAGCAGGTGAAGTAGACGTGAATTTCTTCCAGCATGTTCCCTATATGGAGGAATTCAATAGAAACAACGATGCAAATCTAGTGCCAATTGTGCCTATCTATTTTGCAAATTATGGCACATATTCTAAAGAATATAATTCGATGGATGAATTACCGGAGGAAGCTGTTATCGCTATTGCAAATGACGTTTCAAATATAGATCGTTCGTTAGCATTATTAGCTCAACATGATGTGATCACTTTAAAAGAGAAAACAGGTCCATACTATACAAAAGCAGATATTGTGGAAAATCCAAAAAATTATAAGTTCGAGGAAGTAGATTTGTTAATGCTAGCGAGAATGTATGATGATGCTGATGCAGTAGTAATGACACCTGCTTATGCTGCTCCACTTGGATTAACACCAAAAAGCGATGCTCTCCTAACTGAGGGTGACGATAATGACTTTGCCATAACTCTAGTTGCGCGCGAAGATAATGAGGATTCAGAGGCAATTAAAAAGCTAGCTGAAGCCATGACAAGTACCGAAGTACGAGAGTTTTTAGAAGAAAATTATGATGAAACTGCAATTCCAGCATTCTAG